The region CACCGGGCAATAAACCGGTCTCGGTAAGGATCTGAAAACCGTTGCAGATACCCAATATCAATCCTCCCTTCTTTGCGAAAGACAGCAGTTCTTTCACAATCGGGGAAAAACGGGCTAAAGCTCCGCAGCGCAGATAATCGCCATAAGAAAAGCCTCCGGGAAGGATCACCAGGTCGGGATTTTCCAGATCACTGTCCTTGTGCCATATCATCCGAGTGGAATGACCGCGCCGCTCGCATACCTCGTAGGCATCGTGGTCGCAATTTGAACCGGGGAATGTGATTACGCTAACTCGCAATGCTAGATCTCCTCCAGTTCAAAGTGGTAGGTCTCAGTATTGGGATTTGCCAACAAGCTGTCACAGATCTTTTCGACATCAACTTCAGTTTTCTCTTTATCGGTGGAATCAAGAGTGATCTCGATGTATTTGCTGATGCGGGTCTCAATCACATTGGCATAACCCAGATGGCTTAATGAATTACTTACGGCCTTGCCTTGTGGATCCAAGACGCTGGGCTTCAGTTGAACGAATATTTTGGCTTTTAGCATGGTACTTCCAAGTTTTTTATCAGAATACCAGTATTTAAGGCGGCTGGATTTAGTCAACTGATTTGTTTGATACTGCTTTGGATGGCTTTAGGAGACTGTTTAGGCTTCGCCTTCGCAATTGACGGCGCTGCGATGCAGGTTCGATACGTCCCCATATCGATAGCGTCCGGAGGTCACTTCAGTTGAAAGATGAAGAAATGAGTAATGATGTCACTGGCGCAACAGATCATAGCGAGGGAGCGTTGCGAAGCGAAGCCCCCTCGTAGTGTGGAAACGGCATCTTGCCTCCCCCCTCCCATAGAGCCCCCTTCATGGGCTACACAATCCTCCGTTGTCGACTTTATCTCTTTGATGGTCTTTGGCTCATCTTGATATGAAGCTGATATAAAGCCGTTATCATCCAGTGCTCACTCGATGATAACCCGATGATATCTACTGCGGTACTCTTTAATCCAAAGAGACAGAGATACAGCAAGGTAGACTATTTATGAAAAAGAACTTGACTGAGATACGAAGATGAAAAAAAATGTAGTTGGTCGCTTGGCCTTAGATAGAGTATAAGAACTGAGGAATATAAAATGTCCTCAAATAACCTGAGAAACAATGAGTTGGGAATTTACACCAACATTTGGGACTCAACATAAAAGAGTTACTCTTCATTTTAACTTATTTACCGTCCTACCATTTCTTACTTGACTAGTATTGAGTATCGAAATTATATGTACAGAATTGATTAATTTTATTTGTATCTTCGTAGTATGAATATGGGAGAAGAGACCGCTATGCCTAAATGGGCCAAACTCTTACACTTATGCATAATGGTAGTGCTGTGTTCCGTTGCGCAAGCCATGGTTCCGCCGCATCCTTTGTATGAAGGAACGCCGGACAATTGGCAAGCCAGCATAATAGAGCTACCAAAAAATCTTGATTCCGGAGCTGGGATTGGATATAATTCCACAAGCCCAGAGCAATTGATATGTCCGAAAACACTGCAAGAGGGCGATCTTCCTCAGAACATACTAGCTTTGATGGTGGAATTCAGTGATGTCCACTTTCGCAATCAGCCTTCGCATCCAGATTCCCTTGTGCATGATGCCGCTTTTTTTGAACGCTGGATGCTGCATCTTTCGGATTTCTACCTGGATGCTTCCCACAGCGCTTATGAGATGAACTACACAGTGTATCCTCAGGTTTTTCAATTGCCCCGCCCCATGTCGTATTACGGGGGAGACACCAGCGAAAAGACCGATGCGAATCTGCCGCAAATGCTGCAGGATATTATGCCTTTGTGCTCCAACCTGATCAATTTCGGAGATTACGACGGATTGATCATCTTTCATGCCGGAGCCGGGCAAGAAGCGGACTTAAGCAAAAAAAGGAAAACCACGATCTGGTCTACTTTCCTCACGCGAAAGCTGCTGCAATCCTATTTTGATCCTGAAAACGACGAATATCCCGGTTTTACCACTCCTGACGGCGCTGTGCTCAATAATATCGTGATTGTGCCGGAAGATGAGTATCATGATTATTTTCCCGGTCCTGAAGATGTAAACGCTTCCTCCTATATCTTCAGCATCTACGGAGTTCTAGCCCATCAGTTTGGCCATGTCCTCGGTTTGCCCACCCTTTTTGATGGGGACAGTAGTGACGGGGCAAGTCAGGGCATCGGGAATTGGGGTTTGATGGGCACTGGAGTGTGGAATGCCAACGGTAATGTTCCGGCACAACTGAGCGCATGGTGCCGTTACTATCTGGGCTGGGATGAAGCCATAGAGATATCCGAAGCTACAGATAATCTATTGTTGGATCACTTTCTGAATCATGATCCGGGTGCCACCCGCCTTTACAAAATCCTGATTTCGGATACAGAATACTTCCTGATTGAAAACCGCCAGCAAAATCCCGATGGCAGTATGGCACCATTGGATATAGAGCATTTGGACACCCTTTGGCCCAGCTACAGTTTCAAGCTGCTCCCGGAAGGCGAACAGACATATTATGATGAAGGGCATCTAATGCCCAAATTCGACTTTTCCACAAATCGCTACACCGGTTGTGAATGGGACTTTTTTCTGCCCGGATACGGCTTGGATCCCCGCAAAGACGGCAGCGGCATCCTCATCTGGCACATCGATGAAGCCGTGATCGCAGAGAAGTTTAGCCCAAATTTTGATATAAACCGCGTGAACGGCAACGCAATGCACAAGGGAGTGGATCTGGAAGAAGCCGATGGCTATCAGAATTTGGATACTTCCGTGATAAGCGAATACAAATACGGTGGCCCCTTCGATAGTTTTCGCGCCGGAAACAACGTATATTTCGGAGATTCCCAGCATAACGGCCTGATCTCGATGCCCACTTCCGAAAGCTATTATGGGGGAATCCCCCTGGAGATATACGACATCAGCGAGAACGGCAATCAGATGAGCTTCAGTGTGCGTTTTGCCTGGCGTATTGAAGCCGGTTACGAAGGGGAGAGCTTATTGCCCCCCGCAGTGATAGATTTCGACGGAGATGGAGATGAAGAAATACTTTATCCCATGCCGAATGGTAAGATCGCTTTGTTTGCCGACGATACAATGGCAGCGGGCTTTCCCGTCTATCGGCAAAACATCAGCCAGTTTTATTGCTGGGACGGCTCGGAACTGTATGTACCGATGCAACAAGCCACATATGCCAGACTGGGAAGAATGAACAAAGACGGAATCCTGTTTCCACTGAGTCTGAAAATGCATCATTGGATAAATCACCCCGTGGATACCGGAGAACGGCTCTATCTTCCGCTATATGACGATGAAGCCGGGCTGAATAAAGTACTCATGTACGGCAAGAACAGTTGGGATATACAGGGAGAGGTGATTTCCGTAGCTGGAGAACTGAGCTCAAACTGTAGTTGGATCGACGGCAAGCTGTATGCACTACACAAGAGCGACCAGAGTGAAAACTACGACCTTTTGGAGTGGGATGAGAATCTGGAACAGCTTAGTGTACATCCCCTTGCTCTGCCCGCTGATTCACTGGCTTTTGGGCTGTTTGCCGCACCCTTGAAAGACAATCTGAACATCATCGCCCAATGTCCATCCAGCATCTATGTGTTCAATGTGGACGACAGCGGGATTAACCTCCGCAATGGCTTCCCGGTTGTATTTCCGGATAGTGTGCGAGCTCTAATCACTATACAGGATTGGGATTCAAACGGTTGTTTGGATTTGATCGCAGGAAGATCTAGCCGGGTCTATATCTATGATCACATGGGTTCGGACAATAGCTCCTTGTATTTCGATATGGGAGCTTATGCGGATTCTATTGCCGCTGGTGCCCTGGCCCTGGATGTGGATGGAGACGGCAACCTGGAACTTGCTGCTGCTCTTAGCCGCAATCGCCTTGCAGTATGGGAGGAAAGCTCCAGGTTGAAATCTGGATATCCGCAGTCCTTTGCCAAGCGCGGCAGGCACTTGCCCTTTGTAACTAAAGGAGCCGATAACCAGTATTACATTTGGATGGCTGCAGATAATGGCAGTCTCTTCCGCAATCCTCTGCCGGATTATCGTCCTGAAACCGTGGATACTACTTGGATTTGCGAATATGCCAATTTGCGCAGAACGGCTTCCCGTGGTCCGTCCAAAGCCCAAAATCAATATGAGAGCGACCATACTTTTGTGGAAAATGAATTGTACATCTTCCCAAATCCCCTGAAACAAATCTATGGCTCAAGCCTCAAACTGTCTGTAATGCCTACCCAGGATATTGAAATAGAACTTGCCATATACGACATCAGCGGAAACTTGGTATTCAAGCAACGCGCACTTACTTACGCCTATCTGCGAAATCTGGATGCATTCAACATCCCGGCAGATAAGCTAAGCAGCGGAGTTTATCTGGCGATAATCAAGGGTGGTGGCACTACCAAACGCCTCCGCTTTGGGATTGAAAAGTAATTTACTAAGGAGCAATACATAAATGAAACGATATATAACTGCCTTGTTGATGATTGCCTTGGCTGTGTGTCTGGTGGCAGGAAATACCGACACAGGCTCGGATTACGGCTACAAGTTTTTGAACATCCCCATCAACCCGGTTAGCAATGCGCTGGCGGGCGGAGGATTGAACAGTTCTTCAAATCCAGCCGCATGGCTGTGGCAACCTGCTTCTTCAGCAATGCACTCCCATCGCAGCGCCTCAGTTTCGCACAGCAATTGGATCGGAGATACAGCCTACACATCAGTGCTGTATTCCTACGCCCGGCGTAGCTCGCACATCGGGCTGGCCCTGCGGAATCTCAGTTATGGCGAGATCGAGAAGCGGGACGATGTCGGCTACCTTTTGGGACACTACAGTCCTTCGGATATTGCCGTAAGCGGAAACTACGCCTTGCGCTTGAGCCCCAATCTCTATGCCGGAGCAAATCTCAGCGTGGCGTATGAAACGCTGGATACGGCATCATCCCTGGCACTGTTTACAGACATTGGAGTAAGCGCCATCACCATGTTCAAAGACAGCCGGATATCTGCTGCCGTACGTAATCTGGGCTTTGGGGGCAAGATGGATAAAGAGACCGTGAAACTGCCCATCAGTTACGATGTGGATGCCTTCAAAGGCTTTGAGATAGGGGAACAGTATCTGGGCATTGAAGCGGGAATTAGCCTGCCTGCGGATGCGGAAATTCAACCTCGTCTTGCTGCGGAATTCAAGCTGATGGATCTCCTGAGCCTAAGGGCGGGATACAGATTCAATCACGATTCCACCGATCTCAGCACAGGCATTGGCTTGAACATCTCTTCTTTCGTGATAGATTATGCCTTTGTGCCTTATACGAACGGTTTGGGCGATGTACACAGTTTTGGCTTGAGCTACAGATTCTGATACTGCTGGCAGGGCACAAGAATATAAGGATAATATGAGTTTTTACGCTATACTTAATAGACACTGTTTTATGTGTAAACTACGTCTTTTGGCACTGTTAGCGTTGGTCTCTGTAGTGGCGGGTGTTATGAATCCCGGTTTTGCCATGCCAAACTACAGCCCCGGTCAGATCCTGTTTAAAACCACGCAGAACATTTACATCAATGGAGCAAAAACCGGATTGGGGGCTTTTGACAGCTTTCTGACGCAGCACGGAGTAAAGCACATCAAAGCGCTAAAGGGAATGGCATCAAACCATTATTATAGCGCCACAGTAAGCATTATGCCCGATTTGGAGCAGATGAAGAGTCTCAGCTTCCCCGGAATCAGCTTTGTGGAACCGAACTATCTGCGCAAGCTTCACGCCATCCCCAATGATCCCCTCTACCCCAGACAGTTGCACAATCTGGTAAACCTGCCTGCCGCCTGGGATTACAGCACAGGCAATCAGCAGATCGTAGTGGGAGTGGTCGATAGCGGGATGCTGATCAATCATCCTGATCTGACTGCCAATGTGTATAGAAATCTCGCAGAGATACCAGATAACGGCATCGATGACGATGGCAACGGCTATATCGATGATTGGTGCGGTTGGGACTTTGCTGATGCCCCGGAAATGATCGACGTGGCAATGGGTGATTATCTGGATCAGGACAACGATGTAGAGGATGAAAACCATCATGGCACCCACGTGTCTGGCATCATCGGAGCAATGGGAAACAATGGCCTGGGAGTATGCGGAGTGTGCTGGAACCTTCGGTTAATGCCCCTGCGGGCAGGATTTCGAACTGCGGATGCGGGTTTTTTGCAGGACGACGATGCCGCTGCCGCCATCATCTACGCAGCCGATAACGGCTGTCATGTGATCAATATGAGCTGGGGGGATCCCAACTACTCCGCCATCATAGCCGATGCTTGCGAATATGCGTATAACAAGGGAGTAACCCTGATAGCATCCTCAGGCAACGAAAGCGGGCCTATCATCACCTATCCGGCAAAGCTTTCCACGGTAGTATCAGTAGGTAGCGTGAATGCGGCCAAAGTGCTTTCCAATTTCTCCAGTTATGGACCCGGTTTGGATATGGTAGCTCCGGGAGAGGCGATCATCTCCACTTACAACGATAGCGGAACCGATATGTACATGGAAATGAGCGGAACCTCGATGAGTTCGCCATTTGTAACCGGAGCAGTTGCACTGTTGCTATCCTTGGTACCTGGTCTTTCTCCTGCAGAAATAAGAGCCAGATTGCTCTCTTCCACAGACGATATCGATGCTCCCGGTCTGGATATCCGCACCGGGCATGGCTTGCTAAATGTCCGCAAGCTTCTGGACAACCTGAATCCACCCTTTGTATACGTTGAGCATCCCTTGGATCAGATTTCCATACCCGGTAGCACAGACATCTACGGCAGCGTTTATGGTGAAGACTTTGCGTGTTATACCATCATGTACCGCAGCACCACCAACCCTTACCAATCCGTGTGGATGGACGCCAAAGAGCACACTCAGATGCCGGTGGAATATACTCAGCAAGTGCATAATGGCCGTTTGGGTGAATTCTATGTTCCCCAATCCCTACCCGAAGATACTTACATGCTAAGAATCCAATATGAAAAGCGCTATAACACTCTGATGCGCTACAATTACTACTTCACCGTGAGAGTGGATCGCAGCGCTCCGCAAATGAAGCCCGGTACCCTACAGAGTTTTGCAAGGTATGAGAACGAAAACCTGCGATACTACATCAGCGCAGTGTACGATGAACATGTTCATTCTCGCTTGATGATCACGGACTCCGCCGGGCAAGCGCACACCGTGTACGGAACCGTGATGGACACACTGCAGATATGGCCTTTGCCCCAAAGCCTGCCGGAAGGCTATATAGATTTTAGCGTCCTGGCCACAAACCGCTCTGAGATCAGCTCTCAGAGCCCGATGTATAATAATGCCATAGACATACGCTATCACAGCATACCGGCTCACGGCTTCATAAAATCGGAGATTGGCAAAGCCAAAGTGCCCCTGAACCGATGGCACGATTTTGACGGCAATGGCAAAATGGAGTATATTGCCATGGACCTCCCAGTAGCGGGATACGGACGCATCTGTGCTTATGAACCAGGTCCAGCCGGACATGTCACGAAGTACGATTTTGGGCAAAACGGATGGCCTTTGGATCTGGGCAACAGCTTCTCAGATGGTATGGAACTGCTTTTGTTGCAGTCTGAGACCGCTAAACTCTGGGAAAGTTTTCCCCAAGCGGATCTACCCTATCCCCAGCCGGACTCGCTTACCTTCAGCGATACCAGCATCGTGGGAGGAGCTATGGGAAATTTCAATACCGATTCCGTCACCGATCTGCTCCTGGTGAAGAACAAGCCGGACAGACGTGTTATTCAGCTCTATTCACGTAATGTGAGCGGAATGATGCTGGCACGAAATGAACTGCTGAACAACACTCCCACTACTATGCGCAACAACTTTGTACCTACTGTAATCACGGATTCGCTTAACTTCAATGCCAGGCCGGACATCCTCTGTGCTGATACAGATGGCGACATCATGATCTATGAAGTGCAAAACAACGCTCTTGCCCCTATGATCTGGCATCATCGCTTTCCCGTAGGCAACACCTATCATCTGGCAACCGGGGATTTTAATGGGGACGGTCAACGAGACTTCGTGGTGGGAGGTTCAAACACAAACAGCAGCAATCCCCACTTGAATTTCTGGCGCTTTGAGGCTTATACTTACAGTGAAGCGGATACTACATTCGTTAGCATGGGTAATATCATGTTCAACAACGTGGAATCTCAGAATGCCATCGTCGTAGCCGACATGAACAGTGATGGCAAAGACGAGCTTATTTTAGCGCTCTCGCCCAATCTGTACATCGTGGAGCATGATAACGAAGCCTTCAAACCCATCTTCATGGGTGACAGCTCCATGAACTACCGCCTTGCAGCATATACCGGCAGCGATGGAAGGGTTAGGATACTGGCAAACGGCCTTAGCCCCGTAGACTCTTTGATCGCCCTGGAATGGGCTCTTAATACAAATGATCCCGGCTTGCCCGCACCCATCAACGTAGTATCTCAAGCCATGGGACCGGATTCCGTGCGCATCAGTTGGATTGATGTAGGTGCAGATGCTTACAGTGTTTATCGCCGCACGGAAGATGAATATCCGATCCTGTTGAGCACAGTGAACGCTGAGTTCTTGCTCGATACCTACGTACTTAGCGGGAGTACGTACAGCTATGCCGTGAGTGCGGATTTTAGCAATGGGAGCTCTCTTTCCGCCTGGCATGAAGCTACTCCTCTTCCCATCCCCGAGATTTTGGAAGCCAGCATGATCGGCAAGCGCGAACTGCGCCTTCTTTTCAATCAAGCTATGCCCTCGCATATCCTCAATCCAAATTTCTATACCTTATCGCAAAACCAAGCCCACCCTATCTCGGTGAATAGCACAGCACAACAGCATGGAGTCCAACTGCGGTTTCGGGATCAGATACCCCAATCCGATAGCCCTATTTCCATTCAGATACAAGGCATTACCGGCAGCAGCGGCATCCCGATGAACCAAAGCAGCTGCACTTTTACCTATGTGAGCGACATCGAAGCGCCTAGAGTTCAGAGTGTGAGCATCCTAAACAAAAACAGGAGTGTGGA is a window of Candidatus Cloacimonadota bacterium DNA encoding:
- the purS gene encoding phosphoribosylformylglycinamidine synthase subunit PurS gives rise to the protein MLKAKIFVQLKPSVLDPQGKAVSNSLSHLGYANVIETRISKYIEITLDSTDKEKTEVDVEKICDSLLANPNTETYHFELEEI
- a CDS encoding M6 family metalloprotease domain-containing protein, giving the protein MPKWAKLLHLCIMVVLCSVAQAMVPPHPLYEGTPDNWQASIIELPKNLDSGAGIGYNSTSPEQLICPKTLQEGDLPQNILALMVEFSDVHFRNQPSHPDSLVHDAAFFERWMLHLSDFYLDASHSAYEMNYTVYPQVFQLPRPMSYYGGDTSEKTDANLPQMLQDIMPLCSNLINFGDYDGLIIFHAGAGQEADLSKKRKTTIWSTFLTRKLLQSYFDPENDEYPGFTTPDGAVLNNIVIVPEDEYHDYFPGPEDVNASSYIFSIYGVLAHQFGHVLGLPTLFDGDSSDGASQGIGNWGLMGTGVWNANGNVPAQLSAWCRYYLGWDEAIEISEATDNLLLDHFLNHDPGATRLYKILISDTEYFLIENRQQNPDGSMAPLDIEHLDTLWPSYSFKLLPEGEQTYYDEGHLMPKFDFSTNRYTGCEWDFFLPGYGLDPRKDGSGILIWHIDEAVIAEKFSPNFDINRVNGNAMHKGVDLEEADGYQNLDTSVISEYKYGGPFDSFRAGNNVYFGDSQHNGLISMPTSESYYGGIPLEIYDISENGNQMSFSVRFAWRIEAGYEGESLLPPAVIDFDGDGDEEILYPMPNGKIALFADDTMAAGFPVYRQNISQFYCWDGSELYVPMQQATYARLGRMNKDGILFPLSLKMHHWINHPVDTGERLYLPLYDDEAGLNKVLMYGKNSWDIQGEVISVAGELSSNCSWIDGKLYALHKSDQSENYDLLEWDENLEQLSVHPLALPADSLAFGLFAAPLKDNLNIIAQCPSSIYVFNVDDSGINLRNGFPVVFPDSVRALITIQDWDSNGCLDLIAGRSSRVYIYDHMGSDNSSLYFDMGAYADSIAAGALALDVDGDGNLELAAALSRNRLAVWEESSRLKSGYPQSFAKRGRHLPFVTKGADNQYYIWMAADNGSLFRNPLPDYRPETVDTTWICEYANLRRTASRGPSKAQNQYESDHTFVENELYIFPNPLKQIYGSSLKLSVMPTQDIEIELAIYDISGNLVFKQRALTYAYLRNLDAFNIPADKLSSGVYLAIIKGGGTTKRLRFGIEK
- a CDS encoding PorV/PorQ family protein; translation: MKRYITALLMIALAVCLVAGNTDTGSDYGYKFLNIPINPVSNALAGGGLNSSSNPAAWLWQPASSAMHSHRSASVSHSNWIGDTAYTSVLYSYARRSSHIGLALRNLSYGEIEKRDDVGYLLGHYSPSDIAVSGNYALRLSPNLYAGANLSVAYETLDTASSLALFTDIGVSAITMFKDSRISAAVRNLGFGGKMDKETVKLPISYDVDAFKGFEIGEQYLGIEAGISLPADAEIQPRLAAEFKLMDLLSLRAGYRFNHDSTDLSTGIGLNISSFVIDYAFVPYTNGLGDVHSFGLSYRF
- a CDS encoding S8 family serine peptidase, yielding MCKLRLLALLALVSVVAGVMNPGFAMPNYSPGQILFKTTQNIYINGAKTGLGAFDSFLTQHGVKHIKALKGMASNHYYSATVSIMPDLEQMKSLSFPGISFVEPNYLRKLHAIPNDPLYPRQLHNLVNLPAAWDYSTGNQQIVVGVVDSGMLINHPDLTANVYRNLAEIPDNGIDDDGNGYIDDWCGWDFADAPEMIDVAMGDYLDQDNDVEDENHHGTHVSGIIGAMGNNGLGVCGVCWNLRLMPLRAGFRTADAGFLQDDDAAAAIIYAADNGCHVINMSWGDPNYSAIIADACEYAYNKGVTLIASSGNESGPIITYPAKLSTVVSVGSVNAAKVLSNFSSYGPGLDMVAPGEAIISTYNDSGTDMYMEMSGTSMSSPFVTGAVALLLSLVPGLSPAEIRARLLSSTDDIDAPGLDIRTGHGLLNVRKLLDNLNPPFVYVEHPLDQISIPGSTDIYGSVYGEDFACYTIMYRSTTNPYQSVWMDAKEHTQMPVEYTQQVHNGRLGEFYVPQSLPEDTYMLRIQYEKRYNTLMRYNYYFTVRVDRSAPQMKPGTLQSFARYENENLRYYISAVYDEHVHSRLMITDSAGQAHTVYGTVMDTLQIWPLPQSLPEGYIDFSVLATNRSEISSQSPMYNNAIDIRYHSIPAHGFIKSEIGKAKVPLNRWHDFDGNGKMEYIAMDLPVAGYGRICAYEPGPAGHVTKYDFGQNGWPLDLGNSFSDGMELLLLQSETAKLWESFPQADLPYPQPDSLTFSDTSIVGGAMGNFNTDSVTDLLLVKNKPDRRVIQLYSRNVSGMMLARNELLNNTPTTMRNNFVPTVITDSLNFNARPDILCADTDGDIMIYEVQNNALAPMIWHHRFPVGNTYHLATGDFNGDGQRDFVVGGSNTNSSNPHLNFWRFEAYTYSEADTTFVSMGNIMFNNVESQNAIVVADMNSDGKDELILALSPNLYIVEHDNEAFKPIFMGDSSMNYRLAAYTGSDGRVRILANGLSPVDSLIALEWALNTNDPGLPAPINVVSQAMGPDSVRISWIDVGADAYSVYRRTEDEYPILLSTVNAEFLLDTYVLSGSTYSYAVSADFSNGSSLSAWHEATPLPIPEILEASMIGKRELRLLFNQAMPSHILNPNFYTLSQNQAHPISVNSTAQQHGVQLRFRDQIPQSDSPISIQIQGITGSSGIPMNQSSCTFTYVSDIEAPRVQSVSILNKNRSVEIVFDEDLEPVTASYTANYILNCPDNDSGNSIIEVESDGNKVIATFASALKYSNEAYFIEVINVQDLFGNPISPLHNLARFALREITDLSHIVVFPNPLKRFEHPEIAFMNFPPGKKGKIAIYDAAGSLVHKSSIGPFNPENNRIIWRWNATNAKGQKISSGVYFYVVEMDDERARGKFAVIN